From one Mycobacterium colombiense CECT 3035 genomic stretch:
- a CDS encoding nuclear transport factor 2 family protein — MLSLEEISDRLEIQQLLVDYSTAIDNRRFDDLDDVFTPDAYIDYTALGGIEGQYPEVKKWLAEVLPNFPVYAHMLGNFSVQIDGDTASSRVICFNPMVLGGTKDGDEEKALFCGLWYDDEFVRTPDGWRMSRRAETKVFQKVM; from the coding sequence ATGTTGAGCCTGGAAGAGATCTCGGATCGGCTCGAGATCCAGCAGCTTCTGGTGGATTACTCCACCGCCATCGACAACCGGCGATTCGACGACCTGGACGACGTCTTCACGCCGGATGCCTACATCGATTACACGGCGTTAGGCGGCATCGAGGGTCAATACCCGGAGGTCAAGAAGTGGCTGGCCGAGGTACTGCCCAACTTCCCGGTGTACGCACACATGCTGGGTAACTTCTCGGTCCAGATCGACGGCGACACGGCCTCGTCACGGGTGATCTGCTTCAACCCGATGGTGCTCGGTGGCACCAAGGACGGCGACGAGGAAAAAGCGCTGTTCTGCGGACTCTGGTACGACGACGAGTTCGTGCGCACGCCCGACGGCTGGCGCATGAGCCGGCGGGCCGAGACCAAGGTCTTCCAGAAAGTGATGTGA